From Pseudomonas vanderleydeniana, the proteins below share one genomic window:
- a CDS encoding HPF/RaiA family ribosome-associated protein, which yields MQIQVNSDNHIQSSKRLEEWVRTTVESTLERYEDDLTRVEVHLGDENGDKPGPHDIRCQIEARPKGRQPISVTHKADTLEQAIDGASSKLEHALEHLFGKLAAKRATLVRGERRDLGDALLEEEFEEKERVRLAANG from the coding sequence ATGCAAATCCAAGTCAATAGTGATAACCATATTCAAAGCAGCAAACGACTGGAGGAGTGGGTCCGTACTACCGTTGAGAGCACGCTCGAACGCTACGAAGACGACCTGACCCGGGTCGAGGTCCACCTTGGGGATGAGAACGGCGACAAGCCCGGCCCCCATGATATTCGTTGCCAGATCGAAGCCCGGCCAAAAGGCCGCCAACCGATTTCCGTCACCCATAAGGCCGATACGCTGGAGCAGGCGATCGATGGGGCCTCCAGCAAGCTGGAGCATGCACTGGAACACCTGTTCGGCAAACTGGCGGCCAAGCGCGCCACCCTTGTCAGGGGCGAGCGTCGCGACCTGGGGGATGCCCTTCTGGAAGAGGAGTTCGAAGAGAAAGAGCGCGTACGCCTGGCCGCCAATGGCTGA